The Artemia franciscana unplaced genomic scaffold, ASM3288406v1 Scaffold_1467, whole genome shotgun sequence genome segment GTTCACTGAATCGAAAGCAGCAGGAAGTCAAATAAGGCAAGAAAAGCTTTACGTCGGAACTCCGTAGCTTTTTCTATTATCtgtcgaatcgtgaaaatctgtTCGATGGTTAAAAGGCCCGACATAAAAGCAGCTTGCTCCGGTCACCGAATCCTACGAATAACATTCTGGCATCGATTCATCGGGACCATTGAGAAAAGTTTTCCGGGGACTGGCCGCAGAGTTATTCCACGGTAATTTTAGCAGTCGCTTGTTGAGCCTTTCCTCTTCCATGAGGGGATAATGACACCCTTCCGCCAATCCTTGGGGAATATTTCAGTTTGCCAGATTATGGAGAACAGAGTGTGGAGGAACAGAAGCATTGTAGGGCCTACATATTTCAGCAGTTTGGAGCTTAAGCCACAGATaccagcagctttattattcttgagcctTTTAACTGCATTTTCGATTTCAGAGGGGCTGAAAGCTTGTCTGGGGGAACACCTGCTTCAATTCTTTGACTGCTGGACTAGGTGAGAATAACATTTAGAGGAATGGACGGGCTGACATTATTTAGGAGAGAGCAAAAGTTGTACCTTCACTGCCCAAGACGGGAACCTTCTTCAGAAATAAGTGTCTCATCCCTAGATAGGATAGGTCCCAAAGTCGGAGTTTTATATTCTGTTAGATCTCGGAGATGCTTGAGCAGGCTAtccatgtctttcttttttggagATAGTTCAATTTCATTGGCTTTCCTTGCAACGAACTGAGCTTGGTCCCGGTGAATGAGTCTGTTTCGCACACCATTAAGCCTTCGATAAGTGGGCATATCCCCAAGGAGTCTTGCcctttttctttgttctatGACCCGCAGCGTTTCATTAGTTAGCTACGATTTCTTGTGAAAACGTCTCTTGCCAAGCACCAGAAGTGCTGCTTCGCTCgtctgaattttaaaattcttccAGGCACCTTCGCTGGTACTAAGTGTTCTAAGGAGCTCGAAGCGATTTGATACCTCAGTACTGTACTTTAGGCGAGTATCTGGCTCCTTAAGCTTCCCGATATTTACAGTGACTGGCCTTCTTTCTGGTTGTTGTGCTTGGAGGTGAAGCTGAATTTCAGCACGCACAAGTCTGTGATCTTCGTTCCCGAGCTCTTCTGATCTGTAAGTCCTACAGTTTTTCAATGATGATCTCCTGTGTTTAGAAATAATGACGTGGTCAATTATCTTCTTTGTGCAATTGTCATTGCTATACCACGTGTAATGGTGGATATTTTTGCGTTGAAAATAGGTATTTGCGATAAAAAGGTCGCGGGAACGGCATAGTTCACGTAGGTGAAGGCCACTATCATTAAGTGGGGCGAGAGATACAGAACCAATTGTGCCACGCGAAAAACCCATATCATCATGCACTGTGGCATGGAATTCACGGAGAAGAACAGTTAAAGAGAGGGGAGACACAGTCGTGAAACATCTGGTCAGGGTTGAGTAGAACTCTTCCTTAGTTGTGTCGTCGGAATCGTCGGTTGGGGCATAGCATACGGTGACGGTCATCTTACCATGCTTGTATCCAAAGCTGGTCTGCATTAGTCTGTCTGATATGGCTTCGTGCCAGAGTAATGCCTTTCTTGCGAGGCTATTTAGTTTGAGGCCAACGGTGTTCCTTCTCATGCTCCCTCCAAACCAGAGCAACGAGTCATTATAGCCTATTTGTTCTTCTTCGCTTCCGGTAAGTCTGGTTTCTTCGAGACGGTGTCtgagtaataattttgtttaattaaaacttagaaaaatacttgaaattttaagtttgttttatttttgttaggttCCAACTACCCAACGCGTGATTCAATGtgtatttccataattttttttttcgtttttcagttCAGAATTGCTAAAGTTATTATGCAAACTGCAAACATATTTGTGGTGCCTGAgcagtaattttaattttttaattaaattacattAAGGACCACACTGTAGTCCTTAGTAATTGAAGTATTAAAATAATcattgtaaagatgatgatgcaACACATGCTtatctttagattttttctgGATTGCAGAGGTAGCTAGCAACCAAGTAAGAAAATATCAtctgggttgcagcggtagctaataacctagtaagagacgaccaagtccaatactaagaaatacaataaCCCATAACTCCAAAAAaagagtcagatcaaaattataataaagaacgacCTCTAGCCCGTGTTAAATTACCCGGATAATATTGAAAAACGAACTATAGCCTATGGTAAGTGTTTATATAAAGGATCAGTAAACTTAATTATAAATTGagattatgaaagtttcatCGGTATCACGGCTGTACAGATagctgtaacctagtaaagaacaaaccacggTATATTTGCGACTTGGTTAGCTACCTGATTCTCTGAGGCTTGTCTCTTACTATTTCAAAGTACAAACAGCCATAAactttttcctgtttgtaattttctttgaaaaaaagttttgtgtCAATTATAGTATAGAATGAACTCTAGCCCATAATAACTgaagtattaattttttataataaagaacgagCGGTAGCTCATAGCAactgaaatattaattaatagtaGCATCCTTATCCGGACTGTAGCGGTAGCCATCAACCCGGTAAAAGACAATCACTGCCAATACTAAGAAAcaaaatagcccataactcTTTAAAGTAGTATCATATCAAATCAACAAGTACAGCATTAGATTATATAAAGGATCGGCCTAGCTACTACattaaagaacgaactctagcccatagtaagAAATTTTCCATTAAGAAGGACGCGTGTTGagcaaattaaatcaaaagacaatatttgcatccaGTTAATTAAAAAGACGTGTTTGCAACACCTTAAGAACGTCCGAAGAAATGGAGCTGACAGTGATTACTTTCTTGCTGCTTTGTCCCTAAAGaagtttgatcaaatttttgaaattaccatcttgttcaaaatagtctataGATAGAAAAAACTATCCTTCTGAGGATGACAAAACTCCCACAGCCCATGGGGCAAAGGCTATAATTTGTTCAAGTTTTCCAtggtttattatttaaaaaaacctttttttaataaactctatcttcatatacaaaaaaatacaacacaGGACTAACGTCATAGGTAGTAAGTTACAACTATAAATGAGATTGttataaaactttaaggaataaaaatatttagaatcatgTCGAGATTCATATCTATCGTGGCTTCACCCTTAGGGGCACCTTTGTAAGGAACGAATCCTTGTCCAAAGTAACTGGAAATCTAAAGCGAGTTTTGAAAAATCAACTTAAAAATGACACAAGATATGGTAACCTTTTCCAATAAATTTCAATGTTTCACATCAGCTCTCCCATTGTAGACTTAGGCTGGAGAAGAAGAAACTATCATCGTATTTTACCCCGTGCAAGAATTATAACGTGTGAAGTATTTCCATTGTTACTTTGATGATTTAATTGCTAAAAAGTATTTCCATTATACTTTTTAGCAATTATAGTTACTTTgatgatttaatttttactgaaggactgacaaataaaaattcacACAATTTGTAGAACTTTCTGACGTgttgtttattttccttttttccttcttcaCTGCTACAGTTGAAGAACACTATGTTAGTAGAGAATAGCTGGGAACAAATAGTGTTTAAACGAGCTCTTAAACCGATTTCTGTTCTGTAGTGGTGCATTCGGTTAGACCTTAGCTTAGTAATAGGGGTCCCAGAGTTCAAACCTGATTTTAGCAACAAGCTAAAGGGTCGACGCAGGgatcttagtagtcaagaagtgttGTCAATACGATTAATTACCTGCTTACTTAAACTGAtttctttatgttttaatttttcggtTTTGATCAAATCAGGGAAAATCATGGCtctctttttatttacaattttgcagctactgctgcaaccaagATAGCTGGCCAGGGCATAACTGAGaagaaaatgtaacaaaaaaccgaaatttggaaatgaaaataatgattttaatattgaaaataatcatgataaattcctaGTAAATTGCTTTTTACTGGGTTAAGATAAATGCCAGCAAATCATGATTGTAACTCTATTacttaagaaaaaagacaaaggcCAAGACagccatcttctacattgtcaaattttaaactcttcagtttagtattcaactgttcctgaaaaatttctcccaaattctcatcctggtgTCTAGTAACATCTTTACTTCCTAGGAGGTAGTttctcttccgaaatttcaactttaaattaaccctagacactaccagATGGTGTTTAACATTAATAACAACCATCCTACATACCCTAGTGTcgtgtattgatcctgccagtcttcggtttacaataacatcaGCAATAAGGTTTTTCGCCTTGGAATCACGTGAATACTATGTTAACTGATGGGTAATTTTATAGCCAAATATTGCTTATAGagtgttatacctacaaaattgcaacagtctgtagccattgatgttttcttttcctgtaCCAAACTTACCttggctaggataccatctatccctaatTCTACCGTTCTGGGCGAAAAAATttacaccatatttctacctaggACCCTGTCTGTaagtgtaagtaaaattcatctgaatcaCTATTATCTCCGTCAGCCGGCTCTACAGGGGCATACACTATTGTAACTGacaccctgaactttttagtcataaaatgagtggTTAGTATTCACATTATCAATACCTTCCCTGcttaaacaagacttagcagcttccttcttcatcatgagccctactctcTGTCTTTGTACCCTTTCCTTTCTGCCTgtgtaaacaaattctatatcacctaatatcatgcttcctatccctgggatatgagtttctgaaactcctaacaaGTCCAGTTTGAATCGTCTCAAGTTGTAGGTCAAGGTAGTTATTTTTAACGTAAAAACATtcaaagttccaattttcatattctttaaatcattgaacaTTTTtgcctcaagaaaagcaatgGTCCTGGATACTATTGCAGGACGAGGACCAACACATCTTCTCATATCTACACCGAAGTACTGAAGCCGGCATAGAACGaaacagcaagaagtcccttaGACCTCCAGTATGAAGGGAGGCCTTGCGCAATGCTGGGCCTATTCTTTGTcaaaacatggttttcagcacttggccaTGCTCTTTTATCAACAAGAGTTAAAATCCTACACAGACAATTCCAAACCTATTACCGGCTGCTCATTATATACCAacgcctacaaatattatggtACTACAGGGAGGCGACCCATAGTAGATAATTTAGCTAAGTAGAGATTGTTTAAGCCTAAAAACGTCCaccaaaacagaccaagcccagaaaaaatGTCCATTGAACAGAATCCTGTGTTAATGATGTATCTTTTATTTCTATACAGTAATcatttaatgaaattaaataaaaaagttttttaactaaaattaaggtcctacactaaaactttaaataaattttttttttcaatatatgagGAGGCTTCCCCTTCTTAAgcccctctctctttacgctaaagtttgactattttcccaattccttgagAATGACTTCATAGATGTTAGGGCCGTTTATATTAGAATGAAAAGCCTTGTCAAATCCATATAGACGTTAGTTTAATGAGCAAGGGATTTAGGAAGGTGCAGCCCCACTCATATATGGACTagattttgtctgtttttttgaGTGTTGTTCTAtactttagtttaaaaaacggattttatgaatttttagtttctgtttgttaatCAGATCATGCTGGAAAAATTGGCTCCCTCAAGGTGGTTTCAGGCACCATCCCCTTTAACCACTCTGCACCCACCAAGACTCTTTCATAAAAGATTATTGCAAGTTCAATATTGCAAATTCaattattgcaaattcaaatgaaaatacatattaagctattcaaattttacttattcaagtttatttattataaaaagaattttactttttcaattttatttactaaattAGAATTAAACCTTTTGCCTCCTTATTgtatattaaacactaaatacATACTAAATGCGTTGTATGTCCTGTGGCAATTAAATGATTCTCCTTgtgatataaaaatattacatcCAGATGCCTACTGTTCCAGAAATTTTAGCCCACTACGCCGCTATGGGTAACAAGCAGACAACGAGCTGAACGTAATCGAGGAAATCAGGCTCCAATCCGGATTTTTAGCCTGTTGTTAAGATATTTTCAAACCAAAACTGGCTTAAAAGATCAAGGGATACTAATGAAGAGTATCAGGAAATAAGATTTAAACTGCTTGCACTTGCTAGGAAAAATGTCAGGTTTTTTAGTCACGATAGGATTTTCGACCGACGACAACGGATTATTTTGTATGGAAACACTGTTAACATCCGTAAAAATTACGCGGCATCAGTTTGAACTTGGATCAAGCATTGCTTTGGGAAGAACATTTTGAAGTCATCGAAGGACAACTTGCTGAAATTGTTAATGATGCTCAATTCGCGAATATAAGAATAATTTGTGATGATGGTGCAGTAGCAATAAACAGCTTTGTGCTAAGGGTTCTAGGTAGTTTCAAGACTGATCAAGCATTCAACAGTCAAACATCAATTACACTGAAGGTAGTTATTAGGCTATTAGCATTAGTTTATTacaatgattttttattataaataaatgaacttgattTACAATAAGTTCATCCAGATTGCAAGCAAATAATTGAAGCAATAAATAGCAAACATTGCTCATTAAGGCTAAGAATTAGTGAAGACAAAAAGGTAAAATTGGGTAATGAAAAGAGTTATCTGGTGGCCAGCTTTGCTTACCTTGGTAATGTTATTAGTGAaaatggtgggagcagtgaagatgttaaaagtagaatagcaaagGCTCAGGGtattatttggtaaattttatgctGTTCATAGGCCTATATTTAACTTACAGATAAGGTGAACATACCATTCAATGCCTTTTCTTATGTTCTttagaaatataataattgcttctattgcaaatttaaatttaaacactttttgagctcttgaaaattacaaaataggctatttctagtttttgagcttaaaaaaagttttcaaggaTTCAGAAACCTTCCATATGACAAAGTTCTAAGAAGGCTCACTCTCCATAAACTTGAGACAAGAAGAACAATCTTAGACTTAAAAACCCTCTTCAAGATAGTTCATGAGAATTTTGGGAACATAAAAGACAAGCTTGTTCAAAAAATTCTCCAAAGCAACACAAGATTGCACAGTCTGCAATTAGAGCCCGTGAAGATGAAGATTGCAAGATCTAATTCTTACCGTCATTTGTTCATACCCCAGGTCATCAGCATCTAGAACAAACTACCATTCGCAGtagaaaagatgaaatcactggaagccttctccaacagcctaaacataaacataccatATCTCAAGACTTTTAAGTAGGATGACTTTAAATGGAAATTGTGCTACAGTCAATCTGCTCTTCCccctgccataacatttttcttttaa includes the following:
- the LOC136042553 gene encoding craniofacial development protein 2-like; this translates as MTVTVCYAPTDDSDDTTKEEFYSTLTRCFTTVSPLSLTVLLREFHATVHDDMGFSRGTIGSVSLAPLNDSGLHLRELCRSRDLFIANTYFQRKNIHHYTWYSNDNCTKKIIDHVIISKHRRSSLKNCRTYRSEELGNEDHRLVRAEIQLHLQAQQPERRPVTVNIGKLKEPDTRLKYSTEVSNRFELLRTLSTSEGAWKNFKIQTSEAALLVLGKRRFHKKS